A genomic region of candidate division TA06 bacterium contains the following coding sequences:
- a CDS encoding TGS domain-containing protein, with amino-acid sequence MIKITLPDGKIKEFEPGVSALEVVKSIGPGLAKAALAATIDGKPVDLSLKINRDAKFSALTFDSEQGKEVLRHSASHLMAQAVTDLFPDTKAAIGPAIEDGYYYDFDRKEPFSSTDLAAIEKKMSELAAKDIPIVRQEMPREQALEHFRKLDEAYKVELIEGLPAGEGISFYKQGEFIDLCRGPHLSSTGRLKHFKLLSVAGAYWRGDERNKMLQRIYGTVFDKKEQLDEHLKKLEEIKKRDHRKLGRELDLFSLHEEAGPGLVYWHPKGGRMRGLIEDHWRKRHYVAGYDIVYTPH; translated from the coding sequence ATGATAAAAATCACCCTGCCGGACGGCAAGATCAAAGAGTTTGAACCCGGCGTCTCAGCTCTGGAGGTCGTAAAATCCATAGGGCCGGGGCTGGCCAAGGCCGCCCTGGCGGCCACTATCGACGGAAAGCCGGTGGATCTGTCCCTGAAAATCAATCGGGACGCCAAATTCTCGGCCTTAACCTTCGACTCAGAACAGGGCAAGGAGGTGCTGCGCCATTCGGCCAGCCACTTAATGGCCCAGGCCGTCACCGATCTGTTTCCGGATACCAAGGCGGCCATCGGCCCGGCCATTGAGGACGGGTATTACTACGACTTCGACCGGAAGGAGCCTTTCTCCTCCACCGACCTGGCCGCCATCGAGAAAAAGATGTCAGAACTGGCGGCTAAGGACATCCCCATCGTCCGCCAGGAGATGCCTCGGGAACAGGCCCTGGAGCATTTTCGGAAACTGGACGAGGCCTACAAGGTCGAACTGATTGAAGGTCTGCCGGCGGGCGAGGGCATCTCGTTCTATAAGCAGGGGGAATTCATCGACCTGTGCCGGGGGCCGCACCTGTCCTCCACGGGGCGGCTCAAACATTTCAAATTGCTTTCGGTGGCCGGGGCCTACTGGCGGGGCGACGAGCGCAACAAAATGTTGCAGAGGATCTACGGCACCGTCTTCGACAAGAAGGAACAGTTGGACGAGCACCTGAAAAAGTTGGAGGAAATCAAGAAGCGCGACCACCGGAAGCTGGGCAGGGAACTGGATCTGTTCTCGCTGCATGAGGAGGCCGGCCCCGGCCTGGTGTACTGGCATCCCAAGGGCGGCCGGATGCGAGGGCTGATCGAGGACCATTGGCGCAAGCGGCATTACGTCGCCGGCTACGATATCGTCTACACCCCGCACG